The genomic segment GCCTAAATTCTATTCCTACTTCGGTTAATTAAATGTGTGAGATTGTCGCGTTCATTTAAGCAGAGAGTTGCAATTACTTGCAAATTCACGTAGAGTATATAGAAATACTTACTCGTTGAAAGGAGCATTTCAGTTATGCCAGTTACTTTAGTTACAATCATCGAACACCCGATTGCCCAAAAATATTTAGAACGTTCTGGACTCAATCATGCGATTTCCGTTGCGGAACGGGCGTTGACACTCGCGACACAGCGTGGTCTTGATGCTGATTCGGCGACAAAAGCAGCACTGCTTCATGATATCGGCCATTACGAATGGTATACGGATGGAACATGGAATTATGATCTTTACCGTCAAAATGATATTCATGCGATTAAAGGAGCAGAACGTGCCCATAAATTATTAATTCGTTTAGGGGAAGAACCTGCACGCGCAAAAGAAATCTCGCTTGCCGTCCTCTTACACACAGATTCGTATCTCCCACCAGGTACAATCAACCGGACCCCACTCCAACAGCTCGTCCACGATGCCGATACGTTAGAAGAGCAACCAGGTGGTTTGCATCATTATGAGAAAATCCCCTTTGATGAAGCCGTCAAACGTCTCGATGCATTAGACTCAGTTGTCCATCGCTTTAGCAACCTTCCACGAATCGCTTCCGAAAACTAAAAAAAGCATTCCTGAACGATTCAGGAATGCCTTTTTTATTAGACGAGTTGTGCTTGATACGCTTCAAGCTCAGCATCCGTCATCGAGACGTAATGTCCCGGCTCGATTTCACGAAGTGCAGGGATACTCGAATCTTCACTCGATTTACCAACAGCTCCGCCTGTCGGGCGATCATAGACAATCCGTTTACGTGTCCGTTCGTGCTCTGGATCCGGTAACGGGATTGCAGATAAGAGCGATTTCGTATACGCATGAACTGGGTTCTCGTACAAACGATCCGCATCACATAACTCAACAAGGTGACCTTGATACATAACACCAATCCGGTCCGAAATATATTTAACCATCGAAAGATCGTGGGCGATGAATAAATACGTCAAACTGCGGTCACGTTGTAATTGTTTCATCAAGTTGACGACCTGAGCTTGGATGGAAACGTCAAGTGCTGAGATCGGCTCATCGGCAATGATGAAGTCCGGTTCTACTGCTAGTGCACGTGCAATCCCAATCCGTTGACGCTGACCACCAGAGAATTCGTGGGGGTAACGGCTCGCGTGTTCTTTCGTCAAACCTACTGTTTCTAACAAGTCGTAGACACGGTTATCTCGCTCTTCTTTTGATTTCGCAAGTCCGTGGATATCAATTCCTTCTGCGATGATATCCCCGACTGTCATCCGTGGATTTAGAGATGCGTAAGGATCTTGGAAAATCATTTGCATCGCACGGTTGAACTTCAATTTTTCTTTACGCGATTTCTTCGCATGGACATTCTCACCTTTGAACAAGACTTCTCCGTCTGTCGCATCGTAAAGTCCGATAATCGAACGACCCGTCGTCGATTTACCGCAACCTGACTCTC from the Exiguobacterium oxidotolerans JCM 12280 genome contains:
- a CDS encoding HD domain-containing protein, with the translated sequence MPVTLVTIIEHPIAQKYLERSGLNHAISVAERALTLATQRGLDADSATKAALLHDIGHYEWYTDGTWNYDLYRQNDIHAIKGAERAHKLLIRLGEEPARAKEISLAVLLHTDSYLPPGTINRTPLQQLVHDADTLEEQPGGLHHYEKIPFDEAVKRLDALDSVVHRFSNLPRIASEN
- a CDS encoding ABC transporter ATP-binding protein, which gives rise to MENRNKLLEVKNLKQHFNIGRGRVVKAVDGLSFDIYEGEVLGLVGESGCGKSTTGRSIIGLYDATDGEVLFKGENVHAKKSRKEKLKFNRAMQMIFQDPYASLNPRMTVGDIIAEGIDIHGLAKSKEERDNRVYDLLETVGLTKEHASRYPHEFSGGQRQRIGIARALAVEPDFIIADEPISALDVSIQAQVVNLMKQLQRDRSLTYLFIAHDLSMVKYISDRIGVMYQGHLVELCDADRLYENPVHAYTKSLLSAIPLPDPEHERTRKRIVYDRPTGGAVGKSSEDSSIPALREIEPGHYVSMTDAELEAYQAQLV